The Rubricoccus marinus nucleotide sequence CATCCAGGACGAACTGGGCGACGGCGAGGGCGGCGGCGTGGAGGCGGCCGAGCTGCGCCAGAGGCTGGACGAAAAGCGGGACGATCTACCAGAGACGGTGATCGAGGCCGTGGAAAAGGAGCTCACCAAGCTGGGCCGCACGAACCCCGCGAGCCCGGAATACTCGGTCGTCCGCAACTACGTGGAGACGATCCTGGACCTTCCGTGGCAGCACGTGTCCGAGGACTCGCTGGACATCGCGAAAGCGCGCGAAGTCCTCGACGAGGACCACTACGGGCTGGATGACGTCAAAAAGCGCATTCTGGAGTACCTCGCCGTTCTCAAGCTCAAGGGCGAGCGCGACGGCGAGAGCGTCAGCCGCGCTCCCATCCTCTGCTTCTACGGCCCTCCCGGAGTCGGCAAAACGTCGCTCGGCAAGAGCATCGCTCGCTCCCTCGGGCGCGAGTTCGTGCGCATGAGCCTGGGCGGTGTGCGTGACGAGGCCGAGATCCGCGGCCACAGGCGCACCTACATCGGGTCCATGCCCGGCCGCATCCTGCAGAGCCTCAAGAAGGCCGGCACAAGCAACCCCGTGTTCATGCTGGACGAGGTGGACAAGCTGGGCTCCGACTTCCGCGGCGACCCCTCTTCCGCCCTGCTCGAAGTCCTCGACCCGGAGCAGAACGACGCGTTCAACGACCACTACATGGAGTTGGACTATGACCTCTCCAAGGTCATGTTCATCGCCACGGCCAACTACCTCGAGAACATCCCGGCGCCGCTGCGCGACCGGATGGAGATCATCGAAATCACCGGTTACACGCTGGGTGAGAAGCGCCAGATCGCGAAGCAGTACCTCGTCCCTCGCCAGACCGAACGCAACGGCCTAAACGACGATCAGCTCACGATTGAGACCGACGCCTTGGACCTCCTGATCGAGGGTTACACCCGCGAGAGCGGCGTGCGCCAACTGGAGCGGACCATCGGCGGCGTGGCCCGCGGCGTGGCCGTCAAGGTGGCCTCTGGCGAGAGCGAGCACGAGACCGTGGAGGTGGACGATGTCAAGGAGTACCTCGGCGCGCGGAAGTTCTTCAATGAGACCGCCGAGCGGACCGAAGTCCCCGGCGTGGCCACAGGCCTGGCGTGGACGCCCGTCGGCGGCGACATCCTGTTCATCGAAGCCTCTGCCTCTCGCGGGAATGGCAAGATGACGCTCACCGGCAAGCTGGGCGACGTGATGCGCGAGAGCGCGCAAGCCGCTCAGTCCTGGGTCCGCGCCCACGCCGACGACCTGGGCATCCCGCCAGAGGCCTTCCGCTACTGGGACCTCCACGTGCACGTGCCGGCGGGCGCCATCCCGAAGGACGGCCCGAGCGCGGGCGTGGCTATGGTGGCAGCGCTCACGAGCATCTACACGCAGCGCCGCGTGCGCCACGACGTAGCGATGACAGGCGAGATCACGCTTCGCGGACTCGTCCTGCCGGTCGGCGGGATCAAAGAAAAGGTCCTGGCCGCGCGTCGCGCGGGCATCGAGACCGTCGTCCTGCCGGAGAAAAACCAGAAAGACGTGGACGAGATCAAGGACGTGGCCGTCGAGGGCCTGGAGGTCAAGTACGTCTCGCGCATCACGGACGCGCTGGACCTGATCCTAGAGCCCGAGGTCATGGAAGACCCCGAGACCCGCTTTGCCGTCTCCGAGCAGGACAAAGCGCTCGCCTCTGGCGCAGCGCCCTCCCCTGATCCCATTGTGATCGCCTCTGGCGAAGAGGAGGACGAAGAGCCCGCGATGGCGCTGTAAGCAAGCCAGCCGTCTGATAGAACCCAAAGAGCCTCTGGCGCGACGATGCGCCAGAGGCTCGGTCATGTTTGGCGCGTCGCCAGCGGCCTCGCGGCTATCGGCCCAGCGCGTACCCGAGCCGGACAACGGGCGCGATGCTGGACCGCACGTCGGTGCCGCCCTGGCGCTCAAACGTCCTGATGGGATCCCAGTCCGAGTAGCGAACGGCCTGCACATCCACGCCGAGCGTGAGCGAAGACGACAGGTGCGTTGCCGCACCGACTTCGAAGCCGTACCGAACGCGCTCGTCGTAATACTGGCCCACGTGCAGCTGTCCGATGATCCCGACGTGCGCATCCGCCAGAGGCCCCGGCAACCACGCCTCTGGCGCGCGAGCCGTCAGCGCCGCACCCGCGGAGTACCCGAGGCGGGGGCTCGTCCGCCCCTCGAAGCAGTCGATGATGCCGCAGGAGGTGTAGTCATACGCCCCTTCGAGTCCGACGCCAAACGATGGCTCGATAGACACGACAGACGCTACAGGAATGCGGCCCCGTATCTCTGCAATGCCCGCCGAGCCTTCGAAGCCGCTAGAGGGCCCCACGCTCAGCGTGACGGCGTCGAACGGGATCGGAATCTGCGCCGTGGCGCCAGAGGCGAGCAACGCCGCGAGGAGTATCAGATAACGCATGGGCCCGGGGTAGGTGACAGCCCAAAATGCGCCTCTGGCGGGACATTTCGCAATCCTCTCGTGTGTGCCCGGGTGCGGGCGCCAGAGGCTCAGTCGGCCAGCGCGGGGTGGCGGTACGTGGCCGCGGCGGCCAGGATGGCCGCGAGCGCGAGCATTCCCGGCGCCAGAAGCGGGCTCGCGCCGCTCACGGCGTCCCAGATCAGCGACGCCAGAGGCTCGTTGGGGGTCACCTCCAGCGCGAACTCGACGTTGCCCTTCGCGTGGAGGACGATGCCCGCCACGCTGCCGAGCACGACCGCGCCGGCGGTCCAGCGCACGGCTCGGATCGAGCGGAGTGAGGGCGCGCGCCACGCCCACGCGGTGGTGAGCAGGCCGAGCCCGATCATCACGAACGGGAGGACCTGGAGCCGGTCCGCGTAGTGCTCCACGAGGAGCAGTTCAGCGCCCGCGGCCCCGAAGGTCAGGGCCGCGGCGCCGAACAGGAAGCGCCGGTAGAAGTGTTCAACCGACGCGGCCATTACTGCGCGAGGTAGACGGCGGCGGCAGTCGCATCGCCCTCGGTCACGACCTCAGCGTAGCGGGCCATAAAGGCCTCTTGCGTGCTGTAGGGCCGGCCCTCGATCAGCGCCGCAGCCTCGGCCTCGCCGACGCCCGGAAGCTGCATCATCGTCTCGATGTCGCTCTCGTCGAAGGAGACGGGCACGTAGACGTAGGAGAGGTAGCCGTCCAGAATCGCGTCGTCGTTGTCGATGTACTTACCGATCTCGCGGCGGAACTGGGCGACGCTCGTCCACGGGCGGTACTCCTCGAACTCGTGCGCCATGCGGTCGCCGACGTCGGGGATGGTCTTGAACTCCTCGTCAGTGGCGGTGTTGAGGTTGAGCGGGGCCGCCGGCGCGGCGGCGGGGGCCTCCATGCCGGGCTCGGCAGGAACGTCGGCGGTCGGGGCCTCTGGCGCGTCGGCGGGCTCAGAGGGCTCGCAGGCCGTCAGGGCGAGGCCGGCGACAAGGGTGAGGGCGAGGAAACGCATAGCGGGTGGATCAGGGGGTGATAAGAAGGTCGAGGATCAGGGCCGTCACGTCGAGCTGGGTCGGCTGCGGGCCGACCGCGCGGGTGACGCGCTCCCGAATCTCGTTGCCAGAGGCGGACGCGTTCGCGACGATCAGAGGAATGATGGAGTCCGAGCGGCTGGCGCTGCCGTGGCCGCTGGCGCCGCCGTCGTGGAAAAAGAAGCGCTCCGCCAGAGGCTGCTCGGCGCCCGAACGCGCGAGAAGGAGGATATCGCCTGCGCGGTGCCCCATCGGGCCATCGGTCAGCCACCCGAGGCGCTCTTCCACCGCGACGAGGTCCGGGCGCGGGTTGCGCGCGAAGTACGCCGTCAGAGACACCGGCTGCCCGTCCACGAGGACTTGGAACGGGACGCTCTCGCCACGGCGCGAGGCGCGAACGAGGACCAAATCGAGCGAGCCCGCGAGCGAGTCGGACGCGGCGAGGGCGCGGGCGACGGGCAGCACGTCGGCGTCCAGGCGCGGCGCGCGCGACCAGTCGCACACGGTGTCGCACGCGGTCTGATCGGCGACGTAGAGGAACGCGGCCGCCTCGTTGACCGCCATCACCACGTCGAAGTCCTCGCCCTTGTCGCCCAGAGAGGGATCGCGCAGCCGGAGCCCGAGGCTGTCCAGCACGGCCGATGTCTTTTCGCGGAGCGACTGCCCCGGCTCCGGGAGCGTGTCCGTGTGCCCGTGGTCGGCCACGACAACGACCCAGAGGTCCTGGAGTGCGCCTCTGGCGCGGTAGGCGTCCAGCACGTTCGCGAGGTCGTCCGCGGTCTCGTCGCGGAGGTAGGCGCGCTGCGCCTCCTCGCCGCCGCCGTGCGCCGCGAGGTCCGGCCCGCCGAAGTAGGCGACCTGGAGGTCCGGGATGCCGTGGCGTTTCATGGACGAGATCACGCCGTCGCTCGCGTCGTCATCCACTTCCTCGAAGACCTCCTCGCCGCCGCCGAAGATGGCCTCGATGGCGCCTTCGATGAGTTCGCCGATGTCGCCCAGGTCAGGCCGCGTGAGCACGTCGGCGCCGCGGTAGACGAAGGCGTTGGCGACGTGGGCGCGGACGTCCGCGCGGTCGTAGAGCGTCGGCGTCTGAATTTGCTCGCCCAGGAAGTCGTCGGTGTAGACGGCCAGGGTCTGCTCAAACGTGCCGACGCTGAGCGGGACCGGCGCGTAGATCCTCAGCGAGTCGCGGTCGAACCACTCGTTGCCGACGACGCCGGTCTCGGCGGGCGGCTTGCCGGTAAAGACGGCCGTCCAGCCCGCGGCGGTCTCGGACGGGAAGACCGAGACCACGTCCTCCGCGCCGTACGCGTGCGCCCACAGCGCGCCTCTGGCGCCAGAGGCCGTCTCGCCAGAGGCCGCGCTGGCGCCGAACAACGCCGAGAGCGCCGGCAGGTCGCCCGCCTCCAGCGCGTCCGTCATCACGTCCGCGCCGACGCCGTCGAGCGCGAGGACGAGCACGCGCGGGCCGCCTCTGGCGGTGCGGAGCGTGTCGCGCAGAATCTCCTCGCTGCCCTCGGTGAACAGCTCGCCGACCTCGTCCAGCGTGCCGGGGCGCGTAAGCGCGCAGCCGGAGAGAAAGAGGGCGGCGAGAAAGAGCAGGGCAGAGTAGCGCATGGGGGGTGGGACGCCAGAGGCCCCGGGTGGCTCCGCTTCCGGCGTCAAACTGTGGCGAGCTTCACGATCCCCCCTCTGGCGCCCCATGCCCGCCGACGTCCGCCGCTTCCGCCCGCGCTTCCCGCTCGACCTCGTCATCGCCTTCGCGCGGGACCTCATGGGCGGCTCGCGCCGCATGGACGCCGTCGGCGGCGACGCCGTCTGGGCCGGGCGCGGCGCGACGGGCGTGCTGTGGCTCCGCCACCCGGACCTCGTCCGGGCGCTCCTGATCGAGAACAACGCCGACGTGACCAAGGCGCGCGGGATGCGCATCCTGAGCCTGCTCGTCGGCGACGGGCTGCTGGCCTCCGAGGTGCCCAAGCACACGCGCCAGAGGCGGCTCGTGCTGCCGGCCTTCCACCACGCGCGGCTCCGCGCCTACGGCGAGGTGATGACGCGGCGGAGCGCCGAGACCGCCGGCCTCTGGCGCGACGGCGAGGCCGTGGACGTGAGCGAAGCCATGAACCGGCTGGCCCTCGCGATTGCCGGCGAGACGCTATTCGGCTCCGGCCTGGAGGCCGACGCGGCGCAGATCTCCGACGCCCTCGAAGAGTCCATGGCGGCGTTCGACAAGGCGCAGTTCCCCCTCGCGGACAAGCTCCTCGCGCTCCCGCTTCCCAACGTGCTCCGCGGCAAACGCGCCCGCGCCACGGTCGACGAAGTGGTGTACCGCCTTATCCGCCAGAGGCGGGCCGAGGCCTCTGGCGCGATGGGCGACGGCGCGCCGCCAGAGGCAAACACGCCGGGAGGCACGCGGCAGGACCTGCTCCAGATGCTGCTCGACGCGCAGGACGAGGAGACCGGCGCGGGCATGACCGACGAGGAGGTCCGCGACGAGGCCGTGACGTTGCTCATGGCCGGGCACGAGACGACCGCCAACGCGCTCGCGTGGACGTGGACGCTTCTCGCCCTACACCCCGAGGCCGAGGCCGCGCTCCACGCCGAGGTCGACGCGCTAAACGCGGACCCGACGTTCGACGACCTCCGCGCGCTGCCGGTCACGCGCAACGTGTTCGCCGAGTCCATGCGGCTCATGCCGCCGGCGTGGATCTTCTCGCGAGAGGCCGCGCACGACTTCCGCCTTGCGGGCGAGGTCCCCGTCCCGAAGGGGACCATGATCCTCGTCGCGCCCTACTTCCTCCACCGCGATGCGCGCTTCTGGGACGAGCCTCTGGCGTTCCGCCCCGAGCGGTTCGCGCCAGAGGCCAAAAGCGGGCGCCACAAGTTCGCCTACCTCCCGTTCTCGTTCGGCAAGCGCGGGTGCATCGGCGAGCCGTTCGCGTGGGCCGAAGGCGTCCTCGCCCTCGCGACGATCGCGCGCCGCTGGCGGCTCGCGCTCCCGGGGCCGCCGCCCGCCCCGCACGCCTCGGTCACGCTCCGCGCCGCCGACCTCGAAATGATCGCTCACGCACGTTCTAGGGTGTGACACAGGGGTGACGGCTCGGGGCGCGATCCTGCCAGCAGCCCCCACCCCGCTGCCCCGATGATCGACGTCTCCGCCCTTCGCCCCGACTCGACCTCCGCCGCCGACTTCGTGCTCGGCGTGCTCGCCGCCTCGTCGGAGGCGCCCTTCGGTACGCTCGGGTGGCCCGAGATCAACCGCCTCGCCGCCCGCTGGCTCCGCCCCACCGGCGAGGGCGCGGACACGACGCGCGTCGGGCACGCCCTCGTGTTGGAGATGGCCGCCGAGGGCTTGGTAGAGGCCGAGACGACGACCGCCGCCGACGGCTCCGAGATGGTGGAGCGCGTGGTGCACCCGCGCTTTTTCGGCGTTGAGGCCGCGCGGCGCTTAGCAGCCTAGCGCCAGAGGCCTCTGGCGCAACCTTTGGCCGTTCGTGCCGTGTGGAGGGGTTCACCCGTCCGTCCGCCGTGCTCGCGATCCAAACCCGGGGCCTCGCCAAGACCTACTCCGGCCGCCCCCCCGTCGTCGCCCTCCGCCCGCTGGACCTGGACGTGCAGCCCGGCGAGATCTTCGGCCTCCTCGGCCCCAACGGCGCGGGCAAGACCACGCTCGTCAAGCTGCTGCTCGGCATCGTGCACCCCACCGAGGGCGAGGCGTCGATGTTCGGCACGAGTGTCACCGAGCCTCTGGCGCGGAAGCCGGTGGGCTTCCTTCCCGAGAACCACCGCTTCCCGGACTACCTCACGGCGCGCCAGACCCTGGACCTCTTCGCGCGCATGGCCGGCGCGGACAGCGCGCGCGCCCCGGCTCTGCTGGAAAAGGTGCGCCTCGCGGGTGCCGCGGACCGGAAGGTCAAGACGTTCTCCAAGGGCATGATGCAGCGGCTCGGCATTGCCCAGGCGCTTATGGCCGGCCCCAAGCTCGTCTTCCTAGATGAGCCCACCGACGGCGTGGACCCGGTCGGCCGGCGCGAGATCCGGGACCTCCTGCTGGAGCTCGCCGCCGAGGGCGTGACGCTGTTTCTCAACTCGCACCTGCTCAGCGAGATCGAGCGCGTCTGCACGCGCGTCGCCATCATGAAAGAGGGTGAGATCGTGCGCGACGGGACCGTCGAGGCGCTGACCCAAACGGGCCGCCTCTGGCGCCTGCGCGCGACGCCCATTCCCGAATCCGTGGCCCACACCATCGGCGGCACGCTGCAGCCCGACCCGGCGCCCATCCTCTCGCCAGAGGCCTCTGCGGCCGCCGCCTCTGGCGAGACGCCGCTGCGCGGCTACACCCTCGCCGCACCCGACCGCGCCGCCCTCAACACCGCGTTGGACGCGATGCGAGCCTCTGGCGTCGAGATCGAGGCCGTGGAGCCGCTTCGGCAATCGCTGGAAGACCTCTTCGTCGAGGTTGTGAGCGAGCCCTCCGGCGCGCCCGTAGCCGACTCCCTGTAGCCTCTGGCGCCAGAGGCCTCCTCTGTCCCACCGCTTTCGGACCATCAGCCTCTCTGGCTTCCCCTCCTCTATGCTCGGCGTCCTCCTCCTCACCCTCCGCGAGCTCCGCGCCAAGTGGATCGTCGTGGGCCTGTTCGTCATCGCGACGGTGATCTGGGGCACGATGGCCCTCGCGCTGCAGTTGGATGTCGTGGACGGCTCGCTCGCGGGCGCCCGCATCTTCGGCGACGAGGCCATCGGTGAGGAGATCCAGCGCGAGATGACGACGAGCGGCCCGCCCGTGGCGGATTCGCTCGCCTCTCCCGCGGCGGACTCGTCCGCGGCGCCTCTGGCGGCCGACTCGGCCGCGGCCCCCACGCGGGCGCCATACGCGGACGCGCCAGAGGCTCAACCGGCCTCTGGCGGCGATGGCGCCACCATGTTCGGCGCCACGTCCCTTCTGGAGAGCATCGCGTTTACGGGTCAGGTGTTCGTGGCCGGCGCGGCGTACTGGGTCGGGATCCTGCTCGCGCTGTTCGCGACGGGCGGGCTCGTGGCGTCGTTGCTCTCGCGCGGCGAGGTGGACCTCCTGCTTTCCAAGCCGCTCTCGCGCAGTCAGATCCTGATGGGGCGGCTGGGCGGCGTGTGGCTCGTGGCGCTGGCGCTGTTGACGTACCTCATCACGTCCGTCTGGCTCGTGATGTCGATCAAGACCGGCGTCTGGCACCCCCGCTTTCTCCTCGCGATCCCGGTCATCTGGGGCATGTTCGCGGTCCTCTACTCTGTCGTGACGCTCGTCAGCGTGACGACGGGCAGCGCCGCGCTCTCGCTGATGACGGTGCTCGCCGTGCTCTTCGCGACGCTCGTCCTCTCCGTCGAGGCGCTCGACACGCAGGTGGCCGCCGCGTGGCGCCCACTCATCGTCGGGCTGCGGCATGCGCTTCCCCGCTTCCCCGCCGTCGGCGTCCAACTGGTGCCGAAACTCGCGGGAGCCGAGCCCGTAGCGGGCCTCGGCGCCTTCGGTGCATCTCTCGGGATCGGCGCCCTCCTCTACGCTCTCGCGTTCTGGCGCTTCGCGCGCCGGGACTTCTGACCTCCGCGCCTCTGGCGCCCGCCTCGCCAGAGGCCCACCGTCCGCCCTCTGGCGCTCACCCCCGCTTTCCATGCACGCACACCGTTTCTCGCGCCGGTTCGCCCTGGCTGCGCTCCCCGTATCGCTTGCGCTCCTGATCGCGGGCGCGTTCCTGGCGGGCTGCCAGGATTCCGTTTCCGCCGCCGGCGGCCCCGTCTCGCTCCAGACGACGGAGGCCCTGGACGTTCTCCCCGCCAACGCGGCGATGGTCGGCATGATCGACTTCGAGTCGGCGCGCGCGAACGGCGCGTTGGACAGCATGATGGAGGGCGAGATGAGCCCCTTCGGCGCCAACGGCTCCTCCGAAATGGACGAGTTCATCCGCCTGACCGGCTTCGACCCCGCGACCGACATCGAGCGCGTGTACGTGGCCGGCTCGCCAGAGGCCGAGACCGGCGCCCTCGTCGTGTACGCCCGCTTTGACCGCGAGCGGATCGAGCGCGCGATTGAGAGCGAGGCGCCCGACGAGGCCGAGCTGACGCGGACCGAGATCGAAGGCGTCCCCGCGTGGATCGCTGTCGAGGAGGAGGGCGAGGCCTTCGCCTTCGCGCTCCCCAACGACCGCATGATGATGGCCGGGACCGAGAGCGCCGTCCGCGAGATGCTCGCCCGGCACGCCAGCGGCCAGAAGGGGCTCTCCTCGGACGCCAGCATGATCGCGCTCGTCGAGAAAGCGCGCTACCCCGACGGCGCCTGGTTCGTCGTCCGCGGCATCGACGCGCCAGAGGCACCGGCCGCCAGCGCCTCTGGCGACGGCGCGATGGGCCAGCTCGGCAGCCTCGCCGAGAACCTCGTGATGTCGATCGGCTTCCAGAGCAACGGCATGGACGTGGACGCGTACATCGTGCCCCGCGCCGGCGCCGCCGCGAGCGACGTGGCCGACGTGACGCGCGCCGCCGTTTCCGCCATGCGCATGCAGGCCAAGGCCGAGCCCGCGATGATGGACGTGTTGGACGCCGTGAAGGTGGACGAGGAAGGCGCCGCCGTCCGCGTGAGCGGCTTTATGCCGCAGTCGCTCATGGCCACAGCCCACGGCTTCTAGCCCGCTGCTCCCGCTTGGTTTGCTCACGCGCCAGAGGCCTCCCCGCCTCTGGCGCGTGGCGTATGGTGCCTCCGTGCGCTCCGAGGCGGAGCCCCCGCCAGAGGCCTCTGGCGAAGGCCAGGTCCGGCACGGCGCTACCTTCGCGGCGATCCACCACGCTTTGCCCCTGGCGCGCCCACCGCGCTGCCGCCAGAGGCCCCACACCCCGCCTGTCTGTGACCGACGTCCCGCTCGACGCCCTGCCTGCCATCCCGCGCCCCGGCCGCGTGCTCCTCACCACGCCCGAGCACTTCGAGGTCGCCTACGTGATCAACCCGCACATGGCGGGCAACATCGGCGACGTGGACCAGACGCGGGCACGTACGCAGTGGGAGGCGCTGCGCGACGTGTACGAGCGTCTCGGCGTGGAAGTGAGCACGCTGGAGGGCGCCAGCGGCCTGCCGGATATGGTGTTCTGCGCCAACCAGACGCTGCCCTACCTCACGCCCGGCGGCGAGCGCGGCGCCGTTCTCAGCCGCATGCACGCACCGCAGCGCAAGGCCGAGGTGGACCACTACGCCGAGTTCTTCCAGGCGCAGGGCTACGAAACGCACGGCCTGGACCCGGACCTGCCCGGCGACTTCGAGGGCATGGGCGACGCGATCTGGCACCCCGGCCGCTACCTCCTCTGGGGTGGCTACGGCTACCGCACGGACCGCGCCGTCTACGAGCGCCTGAGCGACAAGATGGGCTTCCCCGTCGTGCCTCTGGCGCTGACCGACCCCGAGTTCTACCACCTCGACACGTGCTTCTGCCCGCTGGACGAGGACACGGTCCTGATCTACCCCGGCGCGTTCCAGGAGGACGGCCTGGAGGAGATCCGCTCACGCTTTGTCCGCGTGCTGGAAGCGCCAGAGGACGAGTCCCGCGAGCTGTTCGCGTGCAACGCGCACTCCCCGGACGGCCAGCACGTCATCATCCAGCAGGGCTGCACGGTTACGAACGGCCTCTTGCGCGAGGCGGGCTACGAGGTGATCGAGTTGGACACGAGCGAGTACCTGAAGTCGGGCGGGTCCGTCTTCTGCATGAAGGTGATGTTTTGGTAGGAACGGGTACGAGGCACGAGGCACGGGGGACGTCTCCTGCGCTCACTCCTGAGCGTACCCCGCATCCCGTCGTCCCCTGTACCGTATCTGTCGTCATCCCCGCGCTGAACGAGGCCGAGGGCATCGGCGCGACACTCGTGAGCGTCGCGCGCCAGCGGCCGCCCTTCGAGGTCCTCGTCGCCGACGGCGGCTCCACCGACGGCACGCCAGAGGCCGTCGCCCGCGCGATGCCCGAGGCGCGCGTGCTGCGGACCGGCCGGGGACGCGCGGCGCAGATGAACGCCGGAGCCGCCGAGGCCTCTGGCGAGATCCTCCTCTTTCTCCACGCCGACACGCACTTGCCCGAGGGCGCGCTCGACGCCGCGCGCGAAGCGCTCCAGGCAGACGGCGTGGCAGGCGGATGCTTTATGACGCGGTTCGCCGGTCCGGGCGCAGAGAGCGGCTGGATGCGCCTCTGGGAGTCCCCGCTGTGGATGCGCTGGTGGCGCTTCGCCTTTGGTGACCGCGCGCCGTTCTGCACGCGCGAGACCTTCCGCGCCATCGGCGGCTTCCGCGCACAGCCGCTCTTCGAAGACCTCGACTTCGTGCGAGACCTCCGCGCGAGAGGCCGCTGGGTGTTCCTGCCTCTGGCGGTCCAGACCTCGGCGCGGCGCTACGGCGAGCGCGGCGCGCTCGTGCAGCAGCTCCGCAACTTCAGCCTGTGGACGGCCTGGAACGCGGGCGTCTCCCCGGAGCGCCTCGCGCGCTTCTACCCCACACACCGGCCGGCCTCGCCAGAGGCCTCCGGCGAGGGGTAAGGCTGCGTCAAGGCTGCGCAGCGGGCCGTTTGTGTTCCGGGAGCGCTCGCCATACCGTAGCAGGGCCTGCGCGGACGGGCGCTTGTCAGCGCGCCAGCGGCGCCCTTCCCTTCCCCCGTTTCTCCATGAGGACTCGTATCTCCCGACCCGCTTTGCTCATGGCTGGCCTCTCGGCCTGCCTGCTCGCCTCTGGCGCGAGCGCGCAGACGGGGTTCACCCTTGAGGACCCCGTTCTCACCGCCGACGGGGATCTCGTTGCCGTCGAAGGCGCGCCGCTACGTCAGGAGGTATTCGGCCGACTCCTGCTCTCCATCCCGGGCGAAGGCACGTTTATCGTCGGCGACGCGCCGTTCGAGAGCGCGCAAATCGCGGGTGAGTTCGAGGGGCGTCTGCTCGTCTTCGCCATCAACGGCGTCAGCGTTCGCCTGCGGGGGCGCCGCCCGATCCTCGGCGGCACGCGCCGCGACGCGTACGTGCTCGTCGGCCCTGCCGCGACCGAGAGCGGCGCTGCCAGCGTCTCGCTGCTGGACCTCACCCCGCCTCTGGCGACCGAGCGCCCGCGCCCTCCGTCCGATACCGCCGACCTCCGCGAGGAGCGCGCCCAACTCCGCGCCGACCTCGCGCGCCTCACGACCGAACGGGACCTGCAAGCCGACCAGATCGCTCGCCTCGAAGCGCAGGTGGAACGCCTGGACAGCGCCCTCGCCACCGCTCGGACCGAGAGCGCCGATGCCGCAGCCGAGGGCGACGCCGCCAGAGGCGAGATCGC carries:
- the lon gene encoding endopeptidase La; protein product: MNPISPSLFAASDPEQSIPLLTPDEEREMHTSELPDDLPILALRNTVLYPGVVLPITVGRDASLKLVKDAYGDDRTIGVVAQKSAETEDPDPADLYEVGTAATILKLIKMPDGSVSIVIQGKRRFDLGEITQTDPYFRAKVSPIEEEDPAEDDEAELSARVRSIKELAVQIVNMSPNLPSEAAYAIRNIESPGFLVHFIASNLQIDVEKKQELLETLPLLERAALVLEHLEQEIRVLEISEEIRSKVKTDVDQQQREFFLRQQLKAIQDELGDGEGGGVEAAELRQRLDEKRDDLPETVIEAVEKELTKLGRTNPASPEYSVVRNYVETILDLPWQHVSEDSLDIAKAREVLDEDHYGLDDVKKRILEYLAVLKLKGERDGESVSRAPILCFYGPPGVGKTSLGKSIARSLGREFVRMSLGGVRDEAEIRGHRRTYIGSMPGRILQSLKKAGTSNPVFMLDEVDKLGSDFRGDPSSALLEVLDPEQNDAFNDHYMELDYDLSKVMFIATANYLENIPAPLRDRMEIIEITGYTLGEKRQIAKQYLVPRQTERNGLNDDQLTIETDALDLLIEGYTRESGVRQLERTIGGVARGVAVKVASGESEHETVEVDDVKEYLGARKFFNETAERTEVPGVATGLAWTPVGGDILFIEASASRGNGKMTLTGKLGDVMRESAQAAQSWVRAHADDLGIPPEAFRYWDLHVHVPAGAIPKDGPSAGVAMVAALTSIYTQRRVRHDVAMTGEITLRGLVLPVGGIKEKVLAARRAGIETVVLPEKNQKDVDEIKDVAVEGLEVKYVSRITDALDLILEPEVMEDPETRFAVSEQDKALASGAAPSPDPIVIASGEEEDEEPAMAL
- a CDS encoding alkaline phosphatase family protein, whose translation is MRYSALLFLAALFLSGCALTRPGTLDEVGELFTEGSEEILRDTLRTARGGPRVLVLALDGVGADVMTDALEAGDLPALSALFGASAASGETASGARGALWAHAYGAEDVVSVFPSETAAGWTAVFTGKPPAETGVVGNEWFDRDSLRIYAPVPLSVGTFEQTLAVYTDDFLGEQIQTPTLYDRADVRAHVANAFVYRGADVLTRPDLGDIGELIEGAIEAIFGGGEEVFEEVDDDASDGVISSMKRHGIPDLQVAYFGGPDLAAHGGGEEAQRAYLRDETADDLANVLDAYRARGALQDLWVVVVADHGHTDTLPEPGQSLREKTSAVLDSLGLRLRDPSLGDKGEDFDVVMAVNEAAAFLYVADQTACDTVCDWSRAPRLDADVLPVARALAASDSLAGSLDLVLVRASRRGESVPFQVLVDGQPVSLTAYFARNPRPDLVAVEERLGWLTDGPMGHRAGDILLLARSGAEQPLAERFFFHDGGASGHGSASRSDSIIPLIVANASASGNEIRERVTRAVGPQPTQLDVTALILDLLITP
- a CDS encoding ABC transporter ATP-binding protein: MEGFTRPSAVLAIQTRGLAKTYSGRPPVVALRPLDLDVQPGEIFGLLGPNGAGKTTLVKLLLGIVHPTEGEASMFGTSVTEPLARKPVGFLPENHRFPDYLTARQTLDLFARMAGADSARAPALLEKVRLAGAADRKVKTFSKGMMQRLGIAQALMAGPKLVFLDEPTDGVDPVGRREIRDLLLELAAEGVTLFLNSHLLSEIERVCTRVAIMKEGEIVRDGTVEALTQTGRLWRLRATPIPESVAHTIGGTLQPDPAPILSPEASAAAASGETPLRGYTLAAPDRAALNTALDAMRASGVEIEAVEPLRQSLEDLFVEVVSEPSGAPVADSL
- a CDS encoding cytochrome P450; amino-acid sequence: MPADVRRFRPRFPLDLVIAFARDLMGGSRRMDAVGGDAVWAGRGATGVLWLRHPDLVRALLIENNADVTKARGMRILSLLVGDGLLASEVPKHTRQRRLVLPAFHHARLRAYGEVMTRRSAETAGLWRDGEAVDVSEAMNRLALAIAGETLFGSGLEADAAQISDALEESMAAFDKAQFPLADKLLALPLPNVLRGKRARATVDEVVYRLIRQRRAEASGAMGDGAPPEANTPGGTRQDLLQMLLDAQDEETGAGMTDEEVRDEAVTLLMAGHETTANALAWTWTLLALHPEAEAALHAEVDALNADPTFDDLRALPVTRNVFAESMRLMPPAWIFSREAAHDFRLAGEVPVPKGTMILVAPYFLHRDARFWDEPLAFRPERFAPEAKSGRHKFAYLPFSFGKRGCIGEPFAWAEGVLALATIARRWRLALPGPPPAPHASVTLRAADLEMIAHARSRV
- a CDS encoding dimethylarginine dimethylaminohydrolase family protein, whose product is MTDVPLDALPAIPRPGRVLLTTPEHFEVAYVINPHMAGNIGDVDQTRARTQWEALRDVYERLGVEVSTLEGASGLPDMVFCANQTLPYLTPGGERGAVLSRMHAPQRKAEVDHYAEFFQAQGYETHGLDPDLPGDFEGMGDAIWHPGRYLLWGGYGYRTDRAVYERLSDKMGFPVVPLALTDPEFYHLDTCFCPLDEDTVLIYPGAFQEDGLEEIRSRFVRVLEAPEDESRELFACNAHSPDGQHVIIQQGCTVTNGLLREAGYEVIELDTSEYLKSGGSVFCMKVMFW
- a CDS encoding ABC transporter permease, with translation MLGVLLLTLRELRAKWIVVGLFVIATVIWGTMALALQLDVVDGSLAGARIFGDEAIGEEIQREMTTSGPPVADSLASPAADSSAAPLAADSAAAPTRAPYADAPEAQPASGGDGATMFGATSLLESIAFTGQVFVAGAAYWVGILLALFATGGLVASLLSRGEVDLLLSKPLSRSQILMGRLGGVWLVALALLTYLITSVWLVMSIKTGVWHPRFLLAIPVIWGMFAVLYSVVTLVSVTTGSAALSLMTVLAVLFATLVLSVEALDTQVAAAWRPLIVGLRHALPRFPAVGVQLVPKLAGAEPVAGLGAFGASLGIGALLYALAFWRFARRDF